The nucleotide sequence AACGAGCAGGCGGGAGATTTGATCTGAAGGAGGCTCGGTGGAAGCGTGCCTCTGGATACGTGCAAGCTTGACAGTGCGCCCCCTCTCAGCGGCGGCGGAAGCCAGGCCACCTGCTCCGGACAGCACATCCTCGAAGCCCACTGCGCGTGCGAACTGGCAGGAGCGCGACGCCTGCTCCAGGTTCACGCGGAGCGGCGCTTCTCCATCCGTCCGCGCACGTGCCGCCAACGCGACGAGCCCCCACAACTCGATGGGGTCGATAGCGCCAAGCGAGACACTCACCGGGTCGCTCTCCAACCAGCGCAGCAGCGCAAGGGGTTCGCTCAGCTCGACTCTCGATGGGGAGGCGATCGGCATCATTCGGAAACCTCATGTCCAGCAGCGGCGATCCCGGTCCTACTACAGGGCCTGCCCGCCCCTTGATGACGCCACGGAGGGCCGCATCATGCATCTTCCTTCGAGGATACCAGCGGAGTGTCACCATGGGACGCCCCCGAGGGCGTCTCGGCAGACGCCGCCAAGGTCGTCTCGGAGGACGCCGCCCCGGAGTCCGAGGACGGACGCGGCGCGGGCGCGGCGCGCGTCTGGGGCTCCACCACCACGCGCACCACGCGGGGCCCGTCCACCTCCTCCACCACGATGCGCCACATGTCGAGCTTGAGCGTGTCGCCCTTCTCGGGCACGCGGCCCAGCCGGGCCATCAGGTAGCCGGCGATGGTCGTCACCTCGCCCTGCTCGTCCTCGTCCAGGTCGAAGTTGACGTCCAGCCGTGCCTCGAGGTCGTCGAGCTGCGACGTCCCCGGCAGCTCGAAGCGGCCGCCCGGCAGCGCGCGCACTTCATCCATGCGCCGACCCAGCTCCGCCACGTCGCCCACCACCTCGGCCACCACGTCGGCGATGGTGACGAGCCCGGACGTGCCGCCGTGCTCGTCCACCACCAGCGCCGTCTGCCGGCGGCGGCGGCGGAACTCCGCCAGGAGCTGCTCCAGCGTGGCGTTCTCCGGGATGAAGAGCACCGGCCGCTGCACCTGGGACAGGCTGCGCAGCTCCCCGCGCGACAGCAGGAAGAAGAGGTCCTTCGCGTTCACCAGGCCCTCGACTTCGTCGAGGTTGCCCCGGCACACCGGCAGCCACGTGTGCCCGGCCGCGCGCGCGTCCGCCACGCACTTCTCCAGCGGCTCCTCCACGTCCAGGAACTTCACCTGGTTGCGCGGCACCATCACCTGCCGCGCCGTCTTCTGTGCCATCTCCAGCGCCCGCTCCAGCAGCTCCGCGCGCGCCGTCGTAATCGCCCCCGCCTGCGCCGAGCTGTGCAGGATGACGAGCAGCTCGTCCTCGGTGTGGGCCTCGTGCGACTCCCCTATCGAGTGCAGGCCGAAGACGCGCAGCACCCAGGCCGCCAGCCCGTTGAGCAGGACGATGGCCGGATAGAAGAGGAAGTAGAACAGCCGCATCGGCAGCGCGACGGCGAGCGTCGTGGCCTCCGCGCGCTGGATGGCCAGGCTCTTGGGCGCCAGCTCTCCGATGACGATGTGCAGGAAGGTGATGATGCTGAAGGCGATGACCACCGACACGGTGTGCGCCAGGGTGGCGCTGGAGCCCTCCGGAACGAAGCCCGCCAGCACCGGCTCCAGCAGCCGCGCGAAGGCCGGCTCACCGACCCAGCCGAGCCCCAGCGACGCCAGGGTGATGCCGAACTGCGTGGCGGAGAGGTACGCGTCCAGCTTCTCCACCATCTTCATGGCCTGGGCCGCGCCCGGCGCGCCCTCGTCCACCAGACCCTGCAGCCGCGTGGCGCGGACCTTCACGATGGCGAACTCCGTCGCCACGAAGAAGCCGTTGGCCAGCACCAGCACCAGCGCCAGCCCGAGGAAGATCCATTCGGTTCCCATGGGGATTTTGACTCAGAAGAGCGCTTCGAAGTCGGGGTCGCCCTTGAGGGCGTCGAACATCGGGTCCGTGGACAGCCACCCGAGGACCTTCGGCCGGTCCGCCGCCAGCGACTTCTGGAGGTACTGCACGGCGTCCTTGGGCCGGCCCCACAGCGCGAACAGCGCCGACAGGTTGTAGTTGAGCAGCAGGTCCTCGGGGTTGAGCGCCCGGGCCCGCTCGTACGCGCGCTCGGCCTCCGCGTAGAAGCCCTTCTGCGCGTAGCAGATGCCCAAATCCAGCTGCGCCTCGAAGTTGTCCGGCTCCAGGCGCACCACTTCCTTCAGCTGGGTGATGGCGGAGCGGTAGTCGCCCTCGTCCATCATCAGCGCGGCCAGCTCGTGGCGCGGGAAGGCGTCCTGCGGGTCCAGCTCGATGGCCGTCTGCAGCTCGCGCATCGCCTCCTCCACCCGGCCCTGGTCCGCGTAGGTGAGGCCGAGGTTGAGGTGCGCGTCCGGATACTCCGGGTCCAGCTCGATGGCCTCCTTGTACTCCTCCACCGCCATCTCCCCGGCGTGCGTGGAGAGGAAGCAGGCCAGGTTGTAGTGCGCCGTGGCGCTCTCCGGCTCCAGCTTCAGGGCGGTGAGGTACTCCGTCAGCGCCTCGCGGAAGAGCTTCTTCTCCGCGTAGACGGTGGCCAGGTTGTCGTGAGCGTGGGCGGAGCTCGGGTCCAGGTCGATGGCCTTCTTGAACTCCTTGATGGCCTCGTCGAGCCACCCCCGGTCCGCCAGCTCGATTCCGCGAGTGTTGTGCTCGTCGGAGAGCGCGATGTTGTCCTTTTCCCGGGCCATGAGAGCGCCGGGCAATCTACGCGCCGCGCAATCAAGGGTGCAAGGTAGAGTTTCCCCCCGCCCATGCGCCACGCCGCCCTCCTGCTGCTCCTGTTGTCCGCCTGTCACCCGCGCCCCGTCCCGCCAGAGCCCCCCTCAGGGCCTGCTCGGGGCCCGGAGGGCGCTCCCCCGCCCGCCAGCTCCAGCGACGCGGGCGTGCCCGGCCCGGGCGACGACGGGGGCCTGGCCGCCCTCCCTGGCCCGGCCGCCAGCCCCCCGGACGCCGGGCCGCCCGCCCGCCCCATCACCCTCGTGGTGGGCGGGGACGTGACGCTGGGCCACAACCACCAGACGTACTTCGACGACCAGCTCAAGAAGGGGCGCACCCGCGAGGAGCTGCTGGCCTACGGCTTCAAGGAGGTGAAGGCCCTGGGCGACGCGGCGGACCTCTTCGTCGTCAACCTGGAGTGCCCCTTCACCGAGGGGGGCGAGAAGCTGCCCAAGAACTTCAACTTCCGCGCGCGGCCGGAGCTGGTGGGCTCGCTGGTGGCCGGGGGCGTGGACGTGGTGAGCCTGGCCAACAACCACCTGATGGACTGGGGCGCCCAGGGCCTGCTGGACACGCTGGTGACGCTGGAGGCCGCGCGCATCCCCTACTTCGGCGCCGGGCGGAACCTGGCCGAGGCCCGAAGGCCCGCCATCCTCACCGTGGGCGGCGTGCGCGTGGCCCTGCTGGGCTACTTCTTCCTCGGCGAGCGCAACATCGAGCCGCCCCAGGTCTACGCCACCGAGACGACGCCGGGCGTCGCCGGCCACTTCTCCGACGTGGACGTCATGGAGCGGATGCTGCGCGAGGACATCCTCGCCGCGAAGCAGCAGGCGGACGTCGTCCTCCCCTTCTTCCACTGGGGCCGCGAGGGCACCTACACGCCGGAGCCGTACCAGGTGCGGCTGGCCCACGCGGCGATTGACGCCGGGGCCAGTGGCGTGCTGGGCAGCCACCCCCACGTGCTCCAGGCCATGGAGCTGTACCAGGGCGCGCCCGTCATCTACTCGCTGGGGAACTTCGTCTTCGGGGGGAACTGGAACCCGCGCGACAAGCGCAGCGCGCTGTGGAAGGGCCGCTTCGGGCCCGGGGGCTACCTGTCCAGTGAGGTGCTGCCCCTGCGTTCCGACCGCTTCCCGGAGCTGCCCTTCCAGCCGGTGCCCGTGACGGGTGCCGAGGCGGAGGACGTCATGCGACTGCTGGCCGACTCGTCGAAGGGCATGGAGCGGATGCTGCCCGAGCTGGAGCCGTGGGCCCGACCGCCCCCCTCCCCCGAAGCCCGAGGGAGGGAGTAGCGAGCGCGTCAGACCTTGTTGTTGGACTGGCCCTTCTTGGCGCGGCTGCGGCGGCGCTTCAGCTGGGCCTTCCGACCCTTGGCGCGGTTGGCGACCTTCTTCTTGGAACGATTTCCCTTCTGGGCGGGCATGTGGAAGGACTCCGGGTAGTGATGTGAGACCGACCGCCAATGGCGGTGAGGGCGGCCCTTGTTTCATGCGACCGCCCAAGCAGCCAAGGATTTTCTTGACTCCGCCCACCCTTGCCAGAGGGCGGGCAAAGGGGCAATACCCCCGGAACGACGATGATTGACAAACTCGAAGACGTCGAGCGCCGGTTCGAACGCCTCACCGCCGACCTGTCGAACCCCGACGTGCTCGCCGACTCGGCGAGACTCCAGAAGGTCTCCAAGGAGCGCGCGGGGCTCGAGAAGCTCGTGGACACCTTCCGCAACTACAGGAAGGTCCTGGCCGACCTCAACGAGGTCGAAGCTTGGCTGGGCAGCTCGGACGCGGACGAGAAGGCCTACGCCCGCGAGGCCCTGCCCGGGCTGAAGGAGCAGCGCGAGGAGCTGGAGAGCAAGCTCAAGCTGCTGCTGCTGCCCAAGGACCCCAATGACGAGAAGAACGTCATCCTCGAGATTCGCGCCGGCGCGGGCGGCGACGAGGCGGCCCTGTTCGCCGAGGAGGTCATGCAGATGTACCTCCGGTACGCGGATCAGCGGGGCTGGAAGTCCGACATCCTCGACATGAGCGCGGGCAACGCGGGCGGCATCAAGGACGCCACCGTGACGCTGTCCGGCGACGCCGTCTTCAGCAGCCTGAAGTACGAGTCCGGCGTGCACCGCGTGCAGCGCGTGCCGGCCACCGAGACGCAGGGCCGCATCCACACCTCGACGATTACGGTGGCCGTCATGCCGGAAGCCGAAGAGGTGGACGTGAAGATCAACGAGGCGGACATCGACCGGCAGGCCATGCGCTCCACCGGCGCTGGCGGCCAGAGCGTCAACACGACGGACTCCGCGGTGCGCCTCACCCACCGGCCCACGGGCATCGTCGTGAAGTGCCAGCAGGAGAAGAGCCAGCTGAAGAACTACAACATGGCGCTGCGCATGCTCCGCGCGAAGATCTACGAGATGGAGCAGGAGCGCCAGCGCGCCGAGCGCGACTCCACGCGCCGCTCGCAGGTGGGCACCGGCGACCGCAGCGAGAAGATCCGCACCTACAACTTCCCGCAGGACCGGCTGACGGACCACCGCATCGGCCTGACGGTGCACAACCTGCCGGGCATCATGGCGGGTGGTATCGAGGACATCATCACCGCCTGCCGGACCTACTACCAGGCCGAGGCGCTCAAGGCGCAGACCGGCGGCCCGCGGCCCGCCTCTTCCAACGCATGAGCAGCGAGCCCTGGACCATCCGGAAGGTCCTCACCTGGACGACGCAGCACTTCGAGAAGCGGGACGTGGACGCGCCCCGGCTCACCGCCGAGGTGCTCCTGTCCCACGTCCTGAAGATGGGCCGCGTCCGGCTCTACGTGGACCTGGACCGCCCCCTCTCCAAGGACGAGCTGGGCACCTTCCGCGCGCTGATTGAGCGGCGCCTGAACGGTGAGCCCACGCAGTACCTCACCGGCGTGCGCGAGTTCTACAACCGCCCCTTCAAGGTGGACGCGCGGGTGCTGATTCCGCGGCCGGAGACGGAGCTGCTCGTGGAGGCGGTGCTGCGCATGCTGCCCAGGGACGCGCCGTCACGGGCCCTGGACGTGTGCACCGGCTCGGGATGCATCGCCATCAGCCTGGCCGCCGAGCGCCCCCAGGCCACCGTGCTGGCCACGGACCTGTCCCCGGACGCGTGCGCGCTGGCGCGGGAGAACGCCGAGGCGCTCAAGGTCAGCGACAGGGTGACGGTGCTGCAGGGGGACCTCTTCTCCCCGCTGCCGCCGGACGCGCCGCGCTTCCGGGTGGTGGTCTCCAACCCGCCCTACATCGACACCGCGGAGATTCCCACCCTGTCCGCCGAGGTGCGCCGCGAGCCGAAGCTGGCGCTGGACGGCGGGCCGGACGGGCTGGTGGCCATCCGCCGGGTAGTCACGGGTGCGCGGCGCTGGCTGGAGCCTGGCGGGCTCCTTGCAATGGAGATTGGGGAGACACAGGGGCCGGCCGTCCTGGAGCTCCTGCGGGCCGCGGGGTACGCGGACGCGCGAGTGGAGAAGGACCTGGAGCGGCGGGAACGCATGGCTTTTGGGACACAGCCCGCGGCTGACGGGCCACAGGGCTGAAGAAGCACAGGGAACCATGGACAAGATCGTGATGAAGGGTGGCCCGGAGCTGCACGGTGAGGTGCGGGCCTCGGGCGCGAAGAACGCGGCGCTGCCCATCCTGGCCTCCGCGCTGCTGGCGGATGGCACCTCCACCTACCGGAACGTGCCGGACCTGGCGGACGTCGTCACCATGCTCAAGGTGCTGCGCACCATGGGCTGCGACGCGGAGCGGCTCACCGGGCGCCAGAAGGACGTGTGCGCGGTGGGTGTCAACGGCCACATCCACCCGGAGGCGCCCTACGAGCTGGTGAAGACGATGCGCGCCAGCGTGCTGGTGCTGGGGCCCCTGGTGGCCCGCTTCGGCCGCGCCCGCGTGTCCATGCCGGGCGGCTGCGCCATCGGCGCCAGGCCCATCGACCAGCACCTCAAGGGGCTCAAGGCCCTGGGCGCGGACATCCACCTGACGGAGGGCTACGTGGAAGCCCGCGCCAAGCAGCTCAAGGGCGGCACCGTCAACTTCGACGTCATCACCGTCACCGGCACGGAGAACGTGCTGATGGCGGCGGTGCTGGCCAGGGGCCGCACCGTCATGGAGAACTGCGCCCGCGAGCCCGAAATCGAGGAGCTGGCCAGGGTCCTCAACAAGATGGGGGCGCGCATCGAGGGCGCCGGCACGTCCGTCATCACCGTCGAGGGCGTGGAGGGGCTCAAGCCCGTGGACCACGCCATCCTCCCGGACCGCATCGAGGCGGGCACCCTCCTCGTCGCGGCGGCCATCTCCGGCGGCAACGTGCTGGTGAAGCACGCCGTCCCCGAGCACCTCGAGGCCGTGGTGGACAAGCTGCGCGAGGCCGGCTGCACCATTACCGCCGAGGGCGGGGGCCTTCGCTGCAAGGCCCCCCGGACGCTCAACGCGGTGAACATCACCACCACCGAGCACCCGGGCTTCCCCACCGACATGCAGGCCCAGCTCATGGCCCTCATGTCCGTCAGCCAGGGAACGTCCGTCATCAGCGAAAACATCTTCGAGAACCGCTTCATGCACGTGCCGGAGCTGCACCGGCTGGGGGCGGACATCACCATCCAGGGGCACACGGCGGTGGTGAAGGGGGTGAAGGGGCTGAGCGGGGCACCCGTCATGGCCACGGACCTGCGGGCGAGCGCCTCGCTCATCCTGGCGGGCCTGCGCGCCGAGGGGCGCACGGACGTCAGCCGCGTGTACCACCTGGACCGGGGCTATGAGCGCCTGGAGCGCAAGCTGAGGAGCCTGGGTGCCGACATCCGGCGGGTGAAGGCGAAGGCCTGAACCGGACGCCTGGACCGTCGCCTGGGCCTACGTCTGGGGTGGCGGAGAGACGGCGCGTTGCCAACAGAAGCGGCGACGTGGGTTGCATCCGAATTTTCGTGCGACCTATCATTCTCCGAACCACTGGGGAGGACTCCTCCCCCATTGCAGGAGAAGAAACCGTCCCATGGATTGCCCCAGCTGCAACGTCGAGATGTCTGATCTCGAGGGGGATGATTTGACGTTGCGAAAGTGTGGAGACTGCGGCGGGCTCTGGATCGACGTCGCGGACCTCAACCGGGTCCTGCTCCACAACAACCTCCCCGGGCTGGAGAGCCAGGGCGGCAAGGTGGACGCGCAGGCGCTGACCGGTCAGTGCCCGGAGTGCCAAGTCGACCTCGTCCGGGTCGACGGCGGCGACCGTCAGCACCCCCTCCACTACGACACCTGTGAGTCCTGCGGTGGCATCTTCCTGGAGTCGGAGTTCCAGGACGCCACCGACGTGAAGGTCGCCGTTCAGGAAATCATCGCGTTCTTCCGCCACTTCAGCGCGAAGAAGAAGCTGGCCGCCCTCTAGGCGCCCTGCCTCCCAGGCCCCAGGCAGGGCGGCCGTCCGCCGCCCCGCTGTCTCAGGGCTGGCCGCGGAACTCGCGGCCCCACTCGTCCACCACGGCCCCCTCCAGCACGAGGGACGCGTCCGGTGAGCGTGTGCCTTCCCGGCTTCCACCGCTGAGCTTCGCCGTCACCCGGCCGCGCTTCGGCACGTCCAGGGACAGTCGGGTTCCGGACAGCGTGTACGTCCCGGTGACGGAGGTGGGCCCACCGCCCTCCAGGGGCTCGCGCGTGTAGCGCCAGGTGCCGTCCATGTAGAAGGACAGGAAGCCCTCCGGCGCGCCCTCCAGGCCCCCGAACCAGGTGCCCAGCAGCGGGGCCTGCCGCGCGTCGTACTTCAGCTTCGGGGCCAGCCAGGTGCCGTTGAGGGCCTTGCCCCCGGAGTAGAAGACGAGGTCGGTGACGCACACGGGCGCGTCGTCGCTGGCGCCGGGGAAGCGGTCCACGACTTCCAGGATGAAGCGGGCGCCCGACAGGGGCTGGCTGAGGCGCACCGCCTGGAGGCCGCGCTTGTCCTCCACGGTGAGGCTGCGGGAGGCGTCCACGCTGGCGAGGGTGAGCTTGCGCGCGCGGGCGTGGGCCTTGAATGCGGCGCGGTCCGAGCCGTCGCCCGTGTAGACGCGCACCTCGTCCACGGTGACGGCGTCCTTGAAGCCGAGGGTGATGGGGGCGGGTTTCTCGCCGGTGGCGCACCAGGCGGTGGTGTCGCGGCCGTCGAGCAGGTGGAGCGGCACGTAGCGCTCCGGCTGGCTCTCGCGCTCCAGCCAGTCGTCGGCGCGGATGTAGCCGGGCAGGACGGTGGAGGCCGCGAGGGCGGAGGTGGCGAGCAGGGGGAGGAGAAGGAGGGGGCTTCGCATGGGGCCCCCATCTTGGATCGCCCCGCGCGGGGGGCTCCAGGGCCTGGATGAAAGCGCCCGCGCGGGTGTTGGGGTGCTTGACACCGGGTCGCCGCGAGGAAGGATGGCGGCCGTTCCGGAGGGAGACCGTGATGCGACGTTGGGGGTGGGTCTGTGTGCTGGCGGCGATGCTGGCCGGCTGCAAGGAGGACAAGGCGCCGCAAGCGCAGGACGCGGGCCCGGTGGAGACGGGGCCGGCCTCCCTCACGGAGAAAGAGCCCAACGAGCGGCCGGACCAGGCGCTCGAAGTCACCCGCGACAGCACGGTGACGGCGGAGCTGACGGCGCAGCCGAACAAGGCGGACGAGGACTGGTACCGGCTGGCGCCCCCCGCCGCGCGCGTGGCGGACGTCACCGTGTCCGGGCTGCCCGGGGGCGACATCACCCTGGAGGTCTACGACCGCGACCGCAACCGGCTGGCGGGCATCAACAGCGAGGGCGAGGGCAAGCCGGAGCGCTTCCCCAACCTCTTCGTGGAGGGCGAGCGCTGGGTGCGCGTGGTGCCCGCGCGCAAGGGCGTGGGCGGCGCCTACACCCTCGAGGTGAAGATGCGGGCGCCCAACGACGGCGAGGAGCGCGAGCCCAATGACCGGGCCGTGGACTCGGCGCCGCTGCCGCTGGGCCAGACGGCGACGGCCTTCCTGGGCCATGCCGGGGACGAGGACTGGTACCGCATCGAGCTGCCCGAGCCGGCCGCGCCCTCGGGCACGCCTCCGGGCATGGGCATGGAGGGTGAGCCCACGACGCCCCCGCCCCCCACGCAGGAGGGCACCGCGCCGCCCGCGCAGGGAACGGCCCCGCGGGAGGCAGCCCCCTCCCCCACCCCGGAAGGCACCTTCGCCGGGGGCGAGCCGCCGCCGCCCGCGCCGGCTCCCGAGGCCCAGCCCACGCCGCCCCCCGAGGGCGAGGGCGCGCCGGGTGAGGTCGGTGGCGCGGCGGCCGCGCAGGCCGTGCAGGCCCAGGCCCAGGACGCGGGGCCAGCGGCGCTGCCGCCCGAGCCTCCGTCGGTGGCGTTGAAAATCGAGCTGTCGGGCGTGGAGGGCGTGCGGCCGGAGCTGTCCGTGCTGTCGGCGGCGGAGGCGCCGCTGTTCACCCTGCGGGGCAAGGAGGCCGAGGCGCTGTCGCTGCGCAACATCGGCGTGCGCGCCACGGACCGCGTCGTCTACGTGGTGGTGAAGGGCAGCTGGGTGGGCACGGGCAAGGAGGCCCGCCGCACCTTCAATGCCACCACGCCGTACACGCTCACCGTGTCGCAGGAGGAGGCGGGCGCCAACGCGGAGCTGGAGCCCAACGAAGAGCTCCACAAGGCCACGCCGCTGACGGCCGGCGGCTACCGCGAGGGCTTCCTGTCGCCCAAGGGTGAGCTGGACAACTTCGTGCTCCGCACGACGGAGCCGGTGCTGGCCAAGGTGGAGCTGTCCGGCGTGGACCGGCTGGACCTGGTGCTCTCCATGGTGGAGCCGCCCCAGGGCGACGGGGAGAAGGAGACGGTGCTCCTGCGCGCCAACGAGGGCGCGGTGAAGGAGCCCGAGCGCCTCAACAACGTGGCGTGCAGCGGCAGCTGCTGGTTCCGGGTGGAGGGCGCGTCACGCAAGGTGGACGGCAAGTGGGTGAAGGACTTCGAGAACGCGGAGCAGCCCTACCGCATCACCGTCACCACGGTGCCGGACAACGGCGGCGAGGAGCGCGAGCCCAACAACACCGCCGAGCGCGGGCAGGACCTGACGCCCGGCAAGGCGGTGCGCGGCACGGTGTTCCCGGTGAAGGACACGGACTTCTACCGGCTGGACCTGTCCGACAGGCCGGTGCGCACGTCCATCCGGGCCTCGCTGCTGGGCATCCTCAAGGTGGACGTGGGGCTGTACCTGCACCGGGTGCAGCCGGACGGGAAGCTGTCGCTCGTGCAGACGGCTGACCGTGCCAAGGGCGACCAGCCGGAGAGCATCCGCTACAGCGCCGAGCCGGGCGTCTACGTCTTCGAGGTCCGCGACGCGAAGAACCGCGAGGCCAACTTCCAGGACGCCTATCAACTCACCGTCGAAGAGGGGGAGTAGCCCGACACTTCCCGTTGACAAGGCGCGGGCCGGCCCCTACTTTGGCTCTCGCTTCGCCTGCGGTGGTAGCTCAGTTGGTAGAGCACGAGC is from Pyxidicoccus xibeiensis and encodes:
- the murA gene encoding UDP-N-acetylglucosamine 1-carboxyvinyltransferase, which encodes MDKIVMKGGPELHGEVRASGAKNAALPILASALLADGTSTYRNVPDLADVVTMLKVLRTMGCDAERLTGRQKDVCAVGVNGHIHPEAPYELVKTMRASVLVLGPLVARFGRARVSMPGGCAIGARPIDQHLKGLKALGADIHLTEGYVEARAKQLKGGTVNFDVITVTGTENVLMAAVLARGRTVMENCAREPEIEELARVLNKMGARIEGAGTSVITVEGVEGLKPVDHAILPDRIEAGTLLVAAAISGGNVLVKHAVPEHLEAVVDKLREAGCTITAEGGGLRCKAPRTLNAVNITTTEHPGFPTDMQAQLMALMSVSQGTSVISENIFENRFMHVPELHRLGADITIQGHTAVVKGVKGLSGAPVMATDLRASASLILAGLRAEGRTDVSRVYHLDRGYERLERKLRSLGADIRRVKAKA
- the prfA gene encoding peptide chain release factor 1, which encodes MIDKLEDVERRFERLTADLSNPDVLADSARLQKVSKERAGLEKLVDTFRNYRKVLADLNEVEAWLGSSDADEKAYAREALPGLKEQREELESKLKLLLLPKDPNDEKNVILEIRAGAGGDEAALFAEEVMQMYLRYADQRGWKSDILDMSAGNAGGIKDATVTLSGDAVFSSLKYESGVHRVQRVPATETQGRIHTSTITVAVMPEAEEVDVKINEADIDRQAMRSTGAGGQSVNTTDSAVRLTHRPTGIVVKCQQEKSQLKNYNMALRMLRAKIYEMEQERQRAERDSTRRSQVGTGDRSEKIRTYNFPQDRLTDHRIGLTVHNLPGIMAGGIEDIITACRTYYQAEALKAQTGGPRPASSNA
- a CDS encoding CapA family protein, which translates into the protein MRHAALLLLLLSACHPRPVPPEPPSGPARGPEGAPPPASSSDAGVPGPGDDGGLAALPGPAASPPDAGPPARPITLVVGGDVTLGHNHQTYFDDQLKKGRTREELLAYGFKEVKALGDAADLFVVNLECPFTEGGEKLPKNFNFRARPELVGSLVAGGVDVVSLANNHLMDWGAQGLLDTLVTLEAARIPYFGAGRNLAEARRPAILTVGGVRVALLGYFFLGERNIEPPQVYATETTPGVAGHFSDVDVMERMLREDILAAKQQADVVLPFFHWGREGTYTPEPYQVRLAHAAIDAGASGVLGSHPHVLQAMELYQGAPVIYSLGNFVFGGNWNPRDKRSALWKGRFGPGGYLSSEVLPLRSDRFPELPFQPVPVTGAEAEDVMRLLADSSKGMERMLPELEPWARPPPSPEARGRE
- a CDS encoding zf-TFIIB domain-containing protein yields the protein MDCPSCNVEMSDLEGDDLTLRKCGDCGGLWIDVADLNRVLLHNNLPGLESQGGKVDAQALTGQCPECQVDLVRVDGGDRQHPLHYDTCESCGGIFLESEFQDATDVKVAVQEIIAFFRHFSAKKKLAAL
- a CDS encoding hemolysin family protein, translated to MGTEWIFLGLALVLVLANGFFVATEFAIVKVRATRLQGLVDEGAPGAAQAMKMVEKLDAYLSATQFGITLASLGLGWVGEPAFARLLEPVLAGFVPEGSSATLAHTVSVVIAFSIITFLHIVIGELAPKSLAIQRAEATTLAVALPMRLFYFLFYPAIVLLNGLAAWVLRVFGLHSIGESHEAHTEDELLVILHSSAQAGAITTARAELLERALEMAQKTARQVMVPRNQVKFLDVEEPLEKCVADARAAGHTWLPVCRGNLDEVEGLVNAKDLFFLLSRGELRSLSQVQRPVLFIPENATLEQLLAEFRRRRRQTALVVDEHGGTSGLVTIADVVAEVVGDVAELGRRMDEVRALPGGRFELPGTSQLDDLEARLDVNFDLDEDEQGEVTTIAGYLMARLGRVPEKGDTLKLDMWRIVVEEVDGPRVVRVVVEPQTRAAPAPRPSSDSGAASSETTLAASAETPSGASHGDTPLVSSKEDA
- a CDS encoding discoidin domain-containing protein — translated: MRSPLLLLPLLATSALAASTVLPGYIRADDWLERESQPERYVPLHLLDGRDTTAWCATGEKPAPITLGFKDAVTVDEVRVYTGDGSDRAAFKAHARARKLTLASVDASRSLTVEDKRGLQAVRLSQPLSGARFILEVVDRFPGASDDAPVCVTDLVFYSGGKALNGTWLAPKLKYDARQAPLLGTWFGGLEGAPEGFLSFYMDGTWRYTREPLEGGGPTSVTGTYTLSGTRLSLDVPKRGRVTAKLSGGSREGTRSPDASLVLEGAVVDEWGREFRGQP
- a CDS encoding tetratricopeptide repeat protein, with the translated sequence MAREKDNIALSDEHNTRGIELADRGWLDEAIKEFKKAIDLDPSSAHAHDNLATVYAEKKLFREALTEYLTALKLEPESATAHYNLACFLSTHAGEMAVEEYKEAIELDPEYPDAHLNLGLTYADQGRVEEAMRELQTAIELDPQDAFPRHELAALMMDEGDYRSAITQLKEVVRLEPDNFEAQLDLGICYAQKGFYAEAERAYERARALNPEDLLLNYNLSALFALWGRPKDAVQYLQKSLAADRPKVLGWLSTDPMFDALKGDPDFEALF
- a CDS encoding ABC transporter substrate-binding protein, coding for MRRWGWVCVLAAMLAGCKEDKAPQAQDAGPVETGPASLTEKEPNERPDQALEVTRDSTVTAELTAQPNKADEDWYRLAPPAARVADVTVSGLPGGDITLEVYDRDRNRLAGINSEGEGKPERFPNLFVEGERWVRVVPARKGVGGAYTLEVKMRAPNDGEEREPNDRAVDSAPLPLGQTATAFLGHAGDEDWYRIELPEPAAPSGTPPGMGMEGEPTTPPPPTQEGTAPPAQGTAPREAAPSPTPEGTFAGGEPPPPAPAPEAQPTPPPEGEGAPGEVGGAAAAQAVQAQAQDAGPAALPPEPPSVALKIELSGVEGVRPELSVLSAAEAPLFTLRGKEAEALSLRNIGVRATDRVVYVVVKGSWVGTGKEARRTFNATTPYTLTVSQEEAGANAELEPNEELHKATPLTAGGYREGFLSPKGELDNFVLRTTEPVLAKVELSGVDRLDLVLSMVEPPQGDGEKETVLLRANEGAVKEPERLNNVACSGSCWFRVEGASRKVDGKWVKDFENAEQPYRITVTTVPDNGGEEREPNNTAERGQDLTPGKAVRGTVFPVKDTDFYRLDLSDRPVRTSIRASLLGILKVDVGLYLHRVQPDGKLSLVQTADRAKGDQPESIRYSAEPGVYVFEVRDAKNREANFQDAYQLTVEEGE
- the prmC gene encoding peptide chain release factor N(5)-glutamine methyltransferase; this encodes MSSEPWTIRKVLTWTTQHFEKRDVDAPRLTAEVLLSHVLKMGRVRLYVDLDRPLSKDELGTFRALIERRLNGEPTQYLTGVREFYNRPFKVDARVLIPRPETELLVEAVLRMLPRDAPSRALDVCTGSGCIAISLAAERPQATVLATDLSPDACALARENAEALKVSDRVTVLQGDLFSPLPPDAPRFRVVVSNPPYIDTAEIPTLSAEVRREPKLALDGGPDGLVAIRRVVTGARRWLEPGGLLAMEIGETQGPAVLELLRAAGYADARVEKDLERRERMAFGTQPAADGPQG